The genomic region GTGGCGGCCCTCGTGGAGGCCGGGATGCCGGTCATGGGGCACATCGGCTTGACACCCCAGGCGATCCACCGGATGGGCGGGTACAAGGTCCAGGGGCGGAGCGCGGAGGCGGCGGCGCGACTCCTCAAGGATGCCGTCGCCCTCGAGCAAGCCGGCGCCTTCAGCCTGGTTCTGGAAGGCCTCCCGTGGCAGGTGGCCGCAGCCATCACGGGGGCGGTCGGCATCCCGACCATCGGGATCGGCGCCGGCCCCCGGTGCGACGGGCAGGTCCTGGTCACGAACGACCTGCTGGGGCTCTTCGACGAGTTCACCCCGAAGTTCGTGAAGCGTTACGCGAACCTGCGCGAGACGCTCTTGCAGGCCTTCGGCCAGTTCCGGGAGGAGGTCCGGACCGGGACCTTCCCGGGCCCGGAGCACTCCTTCAGCCTGGAGGCGGGCGAGGCGGAGAAGCTCCAGCGGCACCTCGCCCGGACCCGGCCCCGGAAGGTGGCGGCCTTCCGGAAGTGAGGGCGGGCCCGGTGCGGGTCCTGGATGAGCCGCGGCAGGTGCAGGAGCTGACGGAAGCCTGGCGGCGCGCCGGCGAGCGGATCGGCTTCGTCCCGACCATGGGCGCCCTGCACGCGGGCCACCAGGCGCTGCTCGCGCGGGCGCGGGCCGAGAACACCCGCCTGGCCATCAGCCTCTTCGTGAACCCCACGCAGTTCGACCGCCCCGACGACTTTGCGATCTACCCGCGGGACCTCGCGCGGGACCTGCGCCTGGCCGAGCAGGGGGGGTGCGACCTGGCCTGGACCCCCACGCCCGTCCAGGTCTATCCGCCGGGCCCCCCGACCGTGGTGGAGGTCACGGGGCTCTCCGGCATCCTGGAGGGGGCGGCGAGGCCCGGCCACTTCCGCGGGGTCGCCACCGTCGTGACCAAGCTCTTCCACGTGGTCAAGGCCCACCGGGCGTACTTCGGGGCGAAGGACTGGCAGCAGGCGGCGATCGTCCGGCGCCTCGTGGCGGACCTTCTGCTCGATCTGGAGATCGTGGTCTGTCCGACGGTGCGGGAGCCGGACGGGCTCGCGCTCTCCTCGCGGAACGTGAACCTCACGCCGGAGGAGCGGCGGGCCGCCCCGGTGCTCTTTCGGGCTCTCACCTGGGGCGCCGGCGAGATCCGGGCCGGGCGA from Candidatus Methylomirabilis sp. harbors:
- the panB gene encoding 3-methyl-2-oxobutanoate hydroxymethyltransferase, which encodes MRQERVTATAVRAMKGRGERVVMLTAYDTPTARLLDAAGVEIILVGDSLAMVALGYETTLPVTLEEMLHHTRAVARGASRALVVGDLPFLSYQVSREEALRSAGRMVKEGNAQAVKLEGGVEVAATVAALVEAGMPVMGHIGLTPQAIHRMGGYKVQGRSAEAAARLLKDAVALEQAGAFSLVLEGLPWQVAAAITGAVGIPTIGIGAGPRCDGQVLVTNDLLGLFDEFTPKFVKRYANLRETLLQAFGQFREEVRTGTFPGPEHSFSLEAGEAEKLQRHLARTRPRKVAAFRK
- the panC gene encoding pantoate--beta-alanine ligase; this encodes MDEPRQVQELTEAWRRAGERIGFVPTMGALHAGHQALLARARAENTRLAISLFVNPTQFDRPDDFAIYPRDLARDLRLAEQGGCDLAWTPTPVQVYPPGPPTVVEVTGLSGILEGAARPGHFRGVATVVTKLFHVVKAHRAYFGAKDWQQAAIVRRLVADLLLDLEIVVCPTVREPDGLALSSRNVNLTPEERRAAPVLFRALTWGAGEIRAGRRDPEALRRGMAARIAAESAAPLDYLAVVHPDTLEPVPRADPPVLLALAIRFSRARLIDNLLVES